GCCGCGTGGCCGCCCGGCTGCTGCACGAAAGCCAGGCCAGCGAGCAGGCCGCCCGCGCCGAAGCCGCGCAGAGCCGCCACGAGCTCCAGCACTTTCTGGAGCTGGCCCCGGTGGCCGTGGCCCTCTACCGCGGCCCGCAGTTCCACATCGAGCTGGCCAACGCCGCCACGCTGGCCATCTGGGGCCGCACCCTCGATGCCGTGCTGCACCGGCCCGTATTTGAGGCCCTGCCCGAGGCCGCGACGCCCGACGTGCAGGCCCTGTTCGAGCGCGTGTTCACCACCGGCCTCACGCACACCTTCAGCGAGCAGCCCAGCACCATCTACCGCCACGGCCGGGAGGAAGTGGTGTACTGGAACATGGTGTTTGAGCCCCAGCGCGGGCCCGACGGCCGGGTGAGCGGCATTTTCACGGTGGGCACCGAAGTGACCGAGCAGGTGCGGGCCCGCCAGCAAATGGAGCAGCTCAACCAGGTGCTCGAAACCCGCGTGCAGGCCCGCACGGCCGAATTGCAGGAAAGCGAAGCCCGCTTCCGCACCATGGCCGACGCCGCCCCCAACATGGTGTGGGCCGTGCACCCCGATTCGAGCATTCGCTACGTCAACCGCGCGTTTCTCGACTTCGTGGGCCTCGACACCGAGCAGCAGTACGCCGCCACCGGCTGGGGCCCCTACCTGCACCCCGACGAGCTGGCCCTCACGCAGGACACCCTCACCCGGGCCATTGCCCGGCGCCAGCCCTACGTGCTGGAGCACCGCATGCGCCGCCACGACGGGCAGTTCCGCTGGCTGCTGGCCCAGGGCGCGCCCAGCTACCTGGCCGGCGGCGCGCTGTACGGCTACGTGGGCTCGGCCATCGACATCACCGACCTCAAGCAGGCCAACGAGCAGCTGCGCCGCACCAACGCCGACCTCGACAACTTCATCTACACCGCCTCGCACGACCTCAAGGCCCCCATCTCCAACATCGAGGGCCTGCTGGATGTGTTGCGCCAGGAGCTGCCCCCGGCCGTGGCCGCCGAGCCCGAAAGCATTGCCCCCACCCTTGCCCGCATGCTTGATTCGGTGGAGCGCTTCAAGCGCACCCTCAACCACCTCACCGCCGTGTCCGAGCTCCAGCAGGCGCACGAGCCGGCCCTGAGCGCCGTCGACCTGGCCGCCGTGGTGCGCGACGTGCGCCTCGACCTGGTCCCGCTGCTGCACGACACCCAGGCCCAGCTCCACGTGCAGCTCGACGGCCTGCCAGCGGTAGCGTTTTCGGAAAAGAACCTGCGCTCGGTGGTCTACAACCTGCTCAGCAACGCCCTCAAATACCACCACCCCGACCGACGGCCCCACGTGGACGTGCGCGGCCACCGGCGCCCCGGCTTCACAGTGCTTGAAGTGCACGACAACGGCTTGGGCCTGGCCACGCACCAGCTGCCCCGGCTGTTCACCATGTTTCAGCGCTTCCACGACCACGTGGAGGGCTCGGGCGTGGGCCTCTACATGGTGAAGCGCATGGTGGAAAACGCCGGCGGCCGCATCGAGGTGCATTCCCAGCTCGGCGCTGGCACCACCTTCTTCGTGTGCCTGCCCCACGCCGACGACAGCCGGGCCTAAGAGCGTATTCAGGAATTTAACAGAACGTCCTGCTGAGCTTGTCGAAGCATTGCTGCCGCGAAGAGTATATGCCAAGCCCAATTAGCGGGCTTTGTCAGGTAACTACAGAACAGTGGGGCCGGGCCGGGCGTGCTTCTTTGCGCCGTTCAACCCATTTCCCGCCCCATGAAATTTCTCCTTGCGCCGCTGGCGGCCTGCCTGGCAGCTTTTTCGCTCCACGCGCCCGCCCCTACGAAGGCGCCCGTCGCTCCCAAAGACTACGTCATCACCCAGTACGGGGCCAGCACCGACAGCACCAAGCTCAATACCCAGGCCATTCAGCAGGTCATCGACAAGGCCAGCGCAGCCGGCGGGGGCACGGTGGTCATCCCAAAGGGCGTGTTCCTGAGCGGGGCATTGTTTTTTAAGCCCAACACCCACCTGCGCCTGCAGGCCGGCGCCAAACTCAAGGGCTCCGATAACATTGCCGACTATCCGCTGGTGCCCTCGCGCATGGAGGGCCAGAGCCAGCCGTATTACGCGGCGCTTGTCAACGCCAAGCAGGTGAATGGCTTCAGCATCAACGGCCCCGGCACCATCGACGGCAACGGGCTGAAGTTCTGGAAGCGGTTCTGGTTTTACCGCGACTCGATGCAGAAGCTGGGCAAGTACGCCACCAACCTGGAGGTGCACCGCCCGCGCCTGGTGTTCATCTGGGGGTCGAACAACGTGACGATTAAGAACGTGAAGCTGCATAACTCGGGCTTCTGGACCACCCACCTCTACCAGTCCAACAACGTGCTCATCGACGGCTGCGACATCCGCTCGCCCTTCCGGCCCGTGAAGGCGCCCAGCACCGACGCCATCGACATCGACGTGTGCCGCAAGGTGACCGTGCGCAACTGCTACATCTCCGTCAACGACGACGGCATCGCCATCAAGGGCGGCAAGGGCCCCACGGCCCAGAAGCTGCCCGAAAACGGCCCCATCGAAGACGTGCTGATTGAGAACTGCACCTTCGGCGAAGTGCACGCGGCCCTCACCTGCGGCAGCGAGTGCCTCCACGCCAACCGCATCACCATGCGCAACTGCAAGATGGACAACGAGCGCCCCGTGCTGCTCTTCAAAATGCGCCCCGACACCTACCAGCTCTACGAAAACATCACCGTCGACGGCATCACGGGCAAGTGCGGCACCATCGTGACGCTCTCGCCCTGGACGCAGTTTTTCAACATGGCCGGCAGCACCGAAAAACCCTTCGGCACCATTCGCAACATCACCGTTTCGAACGTGAAAGTGAAGTGCAAGCAGTTTGCGGTACTGACTGGCAACCCCACCGACAAGGTGAGCAACATCACCTTCAAAAACGTGACGGCCACCGCCGACCAGGCCACCTTCCCCAACAAATACGCCGACGTGAAATTCGACAACGTGACCCTCAACGGCGAGCCCCTGAAAACCGGTGCCGCCAGCCAGTCGGCCCCGGCCACCACGCCGCTGAAGCCGGACTAGCGCACCCAAAGAAGCGAAACAAAAAGGCCCCGTCAGTAGCTGACGGGGCCTTTTTGTTGTGCCGCCGGCGGCGTAGCGGCCGGCGGGCGTGGCCTGCGGCAGAACAGCTGTTAAAAAAAGCCCGACCTTGCTGTAAGGCGAAACGTCCGGTGGCGTCTGGCTCCACGGCACCTCATCATTCCAGCCCCGCCTATGTCCCTGCTTACTCGTTTCACGGCCGCTTTGGCCCTGCTGGCTTCGCCGGCACTGGCTCAGTCGTCGCCCACCCCGGCGCTCACGGCCTCGGCCCTGGCGGTGGGCAGCGTGGCGCCCGCTTTCAAGGGCCAGGACGCTGCCGGCCGGCCCGTGGAGCTGCGCCAGCTGCTGAAGAAAGGCCCCGTGGTGCTGTATTTCTACCGCGGGCAGTGGTGCCCCTACTGCAACAAGGAGCTGAGCCAGCTGCAGGACTCGCTGCAGGTGCTCACGGCCAAAGGCGCTCAGGTAGTGGTGGTAACGCCCGAAACCCCGGCCAACATCGGCCAGACGGTGGCCAAAACCAAGGCGTCGTTCCCCATCGTACATGACCGGGACCTCACCATCATGAAGGCGTACAAAACCGCCTTTGTGGTCGACGACGCCACGGCCACCAAGTACCTCGGCTACGGCATCGACCTGAAGAAAGCCAACGGCCTCGACCAGAACATCCTGCCCGTGCCCGCTACCTACGTCATCGGCCGGGACGGCACCATCCGGTTTGCCTACTTCAACCCCGACTACCGCCAGCGCGTCAGCGTGCGGCAGGTGGCCCGGGCCCTGTAACACCCTCTTTCACCTGCCCGCTTCCGTCATGGTCCGTTTGCTGCTTCGCTTTTGTGTGCTGCCCCTGCTGTGCGGGGCGGCCGCCTGCTCCCCCTCCGCCGACACTGCAACGGAAGACCCCACGCCGGCCCCGGGCACGGCCCTCTACCGCGTCACCTTCGAGGCGACGTGGAGCGCCGGCACCCACGCCAACTTCCCGGCCGGGGCGCACTTTTCGTCCGTCATCGGGGCTTCGCACCGGGCCGATGCGCTGCTGTTCCGGCCCGGCCAGCCGGCCAGCCTCGGCATCAAAAACATGGCCGAGCGCGGCAACAACACCGCGCTGCGGGCCGAGATAAACGCTCTGCAAAGCAGCGGGGCCGCGTTTCGGCTATTGGAAGCGCCGTACTTCAACTCGCCGGGCAGCGTTTCCGACACCATTCGCCTCGACGCCGCCCACCCGCGCCTGAGCCTGGTGACGATGATTGCGCCCAGCCCCGACTGGTTTGTGGCCCTCGAAGACGAAAACCTGCTCGACGCCACCGGCCAGTGGGCCACGCAGCGTCGCGTGCCCGCCCGCGCCTACGACGCCGGCACCGACAGCGGCCCCACCTTCACGGCCCCCGACCAGGCCACCCTGCCAGCCGGCGTGGTGGCCCCGCTCCTGCTGCCGCCCGCCCAGGGCGCCGCCCCCGACGGCCCGCCCCTGGGCACCTGGCTGCTGGAACGCATCAGGTAGGGCCGGGCCCGCGGCGCTGGTAGCGGGCGGCTGGGTTATTTCTTCAGCGGGTCGTGGCCCCAGTTCATGAGGGAGTAGCGCCAGCGCGAGGTTTCCACGTCCTTCTTATCGTGCGGGCCCTGGGCCGAATGCCGGGCCACGTAGCTGTGCACCTTGTGCATGTGGGCTTCATCGGCGGGCGTAAGGTCGGCCTTTTTCTTGTGCAGAATGTCGATGATGCGCTCGCCGGAATGGTGGCCAATGCTGGCGCCGTCGCCGCTGTCCTGGCCCACCGACTTCGATTCGTCGGTTTTCAGCCATTTCTCGAGCTCCGAAGCCGTCATGTTCACATCGTGTTTGAAGGTGGCGTAGATGTCGCCGGAGTCGGAGGTTGTGGAGGTAGCCATGTGGAAAGGGGAGGGTGGAACTGCTTGTAATTGTCGTACTCCCACCGCCGCTGTTGAGTTGCGCCAAATGCCTCACTGCCCCATCTACCGACCTCCCACTTTCCTTCCTACCAGCCGCCGGGCGACGGCGTGCCGCAGCGCATTACGGGATACTCCAGGCAGGTGATGGTGGCTTCCACGTCGGCGATGTCGCCAGCCGGCAGCGTGGCCCCGCGGGTGTAGCCAATGCGCAGCGTAGCGCCGTTGGACTGCTGCGGCAGGTAGGCTTGCCACAGTGGGCCGCTGGGGTGCAGCCGGGTGCCGTCGGCCAGCACCAGGGTGGTGTGCTCGGTGGGACACATCAGGGTGTTGCCCAGGCACAGGCGCACCGTGGCGGTGGTGCCACAGGGCGCTTCGGGGGACACGTCGGTTTTTTCGGTGCAGCCGGCCAGGCCGCTGGCAGCGCTCAGGCCGGCCAGCAGGCTCAGCGAAAACAGGTACTTCACTCGCATACAGAAGTAGAGAAAAAGGTGAGACGCGGGCGAGGCCAGCCGGCACCTCCCGTTCGAAGCCCTGACCGGCAGAGCAGCTGCGAGGTTGCACGGCCTACCTGGCTTTTGGGAAGGTGGCGGGTGAGGCCGCTGGCTGCCGCGCCGGCGCGGGGCCTACTTCTCAGCTTCGGCTTTCAGCAGGGACAGCCACTGCACGGTTCCGGTGGCCAGCCCACGGGTGAGAGCGCCTTTAAACAAGCGGGCCAGCATCCCCTCCATGCTTTCGTCCACGGTTACTTCGGTGCCGCCGGGCACGGCCCGCAGCGTCCAGTTGTGGATGGCAAACGTGCCCAGGGAGTGGCCGGTCCAGCCGAACTCCGCGGCCGGCGCCACCGTGTGCAGCTCCGACCGGATGCCCACGCCGCTGGATTTCCAGTCGAACGAGGTGCCGGCGGCCAGCGCGCCGCGCAGGCGGGGCCGCTTGATGGCAGGCTGCCAGGCAGCCCAGCCGTCGATGTGGGTGAGCACGGCCCACACCCGGGCCGGCGTGGCGTTGATGACGAGGTGCTGTCGGGTTTGGACCGGGGCGCTGGGGTTGATGAGGACGTTCATGGCGCAGAGGAATTTGAGAGGTGATGGAATGATTCAAAATTCCTCCCGCCGGCCCCCGGCCCACGATAACAAAAGATAAGAAAACCGCTCGGCGGCTACCGGCCCCGCGCCACGCGGTTGCGAATGCGGCTCAGGCTCACGGGCGTGATGCCGAGGTAATTGGCGATGTAGTGCTGAGGCACGCGCTCCAGGATTTTCTTTCGGGGGCCGGTCAGCAGGTCGCGGTACCGCTCTTCGGGGCTGAGTAGCAGCAGGCTAACCATGCGCTCTTCGAGGCCCAGGCCCAGGTACTCGGCCACCAGCCGCCCAAATTTCTGCCAGGCCGGGCGCTGCTCAAACAGCTCTTTCAGCACCGCGTAGTGAAACCGGAGCAGGTGGGCGTCGCTCAGGGCCTCGATGGTGAGCAGCGAAGGCTGGCCGCTGATGCAGCTGGCGTAGGCGCTCATCAGGTGGTTTTCAAAGTAGAAATAGGTGGTGCGCTCTTCGCCGTCTTTGGAGTAGAACTGCCGGAACATGCCGTCGAGCACAAACGCTACTTCGCCGGCCCGCTGTCCTTCGCGCGCAAACAGGTCGTGCTTCTGCAGGCGCACCAGCTGCAGGTGCGGCACCAGCAGGTCCCAGTCATCGTCGCGCAGGGCTATGAATTGGGCGATGTACTGGCGCAGGCGCAGCACGGCATCGGGGGGAGGGGCAGGAAGCATGGCCGGAAAGCGCAAGTAGTGCAGTAATGATAACGGCCCGGCCGCGATTGAAGAGCCGCATGCACTTACCCGAATACTTGGCTGCCCCTACATTTGCCCATTCACCTTCCGCTTCCTGCACCATGAGCTCCCTGATTCAATTCGTTGCCAACTACGACGACCTTTCCACCGATAAGGGCTTTCAGTTCAAGTTCCACTGCGACAAGTGCCACAACGGCTACATGTCGCGGTTTCAGCCCAACGCCATCGGCATTGCGGGCAGTTTGCTGCAGGCGGCCAGCAGCTTGTTTGGCGGGCTGGGTGGGGCCGAAAATGCGGCCTACCACATTCAGCGGGCCGTGGGCGGCAAGGCCCACGACTCGGCTCTGGAAGCGGCCGTGGCCGAGGGCAAGCAGCAGTTCAAGCAATGCACCCGCTGCGGCCACTGGGTGTGCCCCGACGCCTGCTGGAACCACAGCGCCGGCCTGTGCGAAACCTGCGCCCCCGACGAGCAGGAGGAGCTGCGCGCCCAGCAGGCCCAGGCCACCAGCGAGCAGATTTACACCAAAACCCGCGAGCAGAACTATACCCAACAAATCGACTTCCAGAGCCGCGGCGCCCTGCTGCAGTGCCCCAACTGCCAGGCCAAGCTCACGGCCGACCAAAAGTTCTGCGCCAGCTGCGGCACCCCCAACCCCGCCGCCAAAAGCCAGGCCCGCCACTGCACCAGCTGCGGCGAGGCCCTCAAGCCCGAGCAAAAGTTCTGCGCCGGCTGCGGCACCAAAAGCTAGCCGCCTTTGCGGCTGCCGAACCAGCGTGGGCTCGGGGGCTAAAGAAGGCGGATTTGGCGCGACTGCCCCCCTGCGGGGCCGGGTTTACGTACCTCCGCTTGCCGGCCCGCCTATACTTTAGGGGGCCCGTTGTTGGTTTTGCTACGCTATGACGCCTGATTTGCCCCCATCCGAGCTGCCGCCCGACCTGCCTGCGCCGCCCGACCTGCTGCGCGTGCTGCTCGACACGTCCCTGAGCGGCGTGATGCTGATGCGGCCCGTGTACGACGCCGCCGGCACTACCGTGGTGGACCTGACCGTGGTGTACCTCAACGCCACCGCCCAGCACATGCTGCGGCTGCCCGCCCGCCCCGACCAGTCCCTGCTGACGCTGTACCCCACGGCGGAGGCCGTCGGCGTGTTTGCGTTCTACCGCGACGCCTTCCTCTCGGGCAAGCTGGAGCGCCGCCAGAACAACTACCAGCACGATGGCCTCGACGGCTACTTTGTGCTGGTGGCCCAGCGCCTGGGCGACGTGCTGGTGGTGAACTTCGACGACACCAACGGCCAGCCCCGCACCGCCGCCGAGCAGGACCTGCGCGCCAGCCAGACCCGCGAGCAGAAAGCCCACGCCGCCGTGGAGCGCGAGCGCAACATGCTGCAAGCCATCCTGACGCAGGCGCCGGCGGCCTTTGCCTTGTTCCAGGGGCCGGAGCTGCGCATTGCCGCGGCCAATGCCGCGATATGCACCATGTGGGAGCGCGCCCCGGAGCAGGTGCTGGGCAAGCCCCTGCTCGAAGCCCTGCCCGAGCTGCGCGGCCAGGGCTTCGACGCGCTGCTGCACCAGGTGCGCGACACCCGCGTGCCGGTGGAAGGCCGCGAAACCCCAGCCCTGCTCCTGCGCGACGGGCACATGCAAACCACCTACTACAACTTCGTGTACCAGCCCCTGTTCGGGCCCAGGGGCGAGCTCATTGGGGTGGTCGACATTGCGGTGGAAGTCACCGAGCAGGTGCTGGCCCGCCAGCGCGTGCAGGAGCTCAACGACGAGCTGGCGGCCGCCAACGAAGAGCTGCGGACCAGCAACGAGGAACTGCTCGCGGCCAACGCCGCCCTCATCCACTCGCAGCTGGCCCTCTCTGAGCTGAACGAGGAGCTGGAAGCCCGCGTGCAGGAGCGCACCCGCGCCGTGGAGCAGCAGCAGGGCCTGCTGCGCCAGATTCTGCGCCAGGTGCCGGCCTCCATTGCCACCCTGGCCGGCCCCGAGCACCGCTATACCTTCTTCAACGAACCTTACCTGGAGCTGACGGGGCACCGCGCCTACGAAGGCCTGTCGGTGGCCGACGTGCTGCCCGAACTGGACGCCCAGGGCTTTGTGGGGCTGCTGGACCAGGTGTACGCCACCGGCCAGCCGTTTGTGGCCCGCGAAAAGCCCGTGGGCCTGCTCGACCCCGCCACCGGACGCCCCGCCACACGCTACCTCGACTTGGTGTATCAGCCCTTGCGCAACGAGGACGGCCACACCACCGGCATTCTGGCGTTTTTGCTGGAAACGACCGACCGTGTGCTGGCCCGCCAGGCCACCGAGGCAACCGCCCAGCGCCTGCGCCTGCTCACCGATGCCCTGCCCGTGCTCATTGCCTACATCGACCGCGAGCAGCGCTACCGCTTCGTCAACCATGCCTACCGGACCTGGTTCAACCGCGACCCCGAGGCGCTGCTGGGCCAGCCCGCCCGCGCGGTGCTGGGCGAGGCCGCTTACGCCGCCGCCCAACCCTACATCGACCGCGCCCTGGCCGGCGAGCGCCTTTCCTTCGAGGCCCGCATGCCTTACCGCGAGGGCTTCGTGCGGCACACCCGCACCGACTACATCCCCGACGTGCAGCACGGCGAAGTCGTCGGTTTCTACTCGCTGGTGACCGATGTGAGCGAGCAGACCGCGGCCCGCGAGCAGGTGCAGGAGCTCAACGAGGAGCTGGCCGCTATCAACGAAGAGATGCTGGTTGCCAACGAGGAGCTGCGCGACACCAACGACCGCCTCAGCCACGCCAACGTGGACCTCGACACCTTCGTGTACACGGCCTCGCACGACCTGCGCGCGCCCATTGCCAACATCGAAGGCCTGCTGCTGGCCCTGGAAGAGCAGCTGCCCGCCCCCGTGCGCCAGGACGCCGACGTGACCCACCTATTGGAGCTCATGCGCGATTCGGTGGCCCGCTTCCAGCGCACGCTGATGCACCTCACCGACGTGAGCAAGCTACAGCTGGCCCACGCCGAACCCGCCGAAGCCGTAGACCTGGCCGCCCTGGCCGAGGCCGTGCGCCAGGACCTGGAACCCGCCCTGGCCGCCACCGGCGCCCGTCTCAGCGTGGACGTGAGCGCCTGCCCCACCCTGCGCTTCTCGCCCAAAAACCTGCGCAGCATTCTCTACAACCTGCTTTCCAACGCCGTGAAGTACCACCGCCCCGGCCACCCGCCGGTGGTGACGCTGCGTGCCAGTTGCCCCAAGGGCCAGGTGTGGCTCGAAGTGGCAGACAACGGCCTGGGGCTCAGCGACGAAGAGCAGGCCAAGCTGTTTGTGATGTTCCGGCGCCTGCACACCCACGTGCCGGGCACCGGCGTGGGCCTCTACATGGTGAAGCGCATGGCCGAAAACGCCGGCGGCACCGTGCGCGTGCACAGCCAGCTGGGCTGGGGCTCCACGTTTACGGTGGTGCTGCCCGACCTGACCTGAACCCGGCCGCGCCGCCTTACGTAGGTGGGAGCTATGCCCTCCCTATCCAGCGTGCTGCTGGTCGATGACGACGCGACCAATAACTTCCTCAACGAGCGCCTGCTCAAGCGCCACGACGTGGCCGAGCGCATTCTGGTAGCCGAAAACGGGCAGCAGGCACTGGCCATGCTGCGGCAGTCGGGCGCCGGCCCCCAGCCCCACTACCCGTCCCTCATCCTGCTCGACATTCAGATGCCGGTGATGAACGGCATTGAATTTCTGGAAGCTTTTCAGCTGCTGCCACCGGCCCAGCGCCACGCTACCACGGTGGTGGTGCTCACCACCTCGGCCGACGCGCGCGACCTCTCCCGCCTTGATGGCCTGCCCGCCGCCGGCCGCATCAACAAACCCCTCACCCCGGAGAAAATTGACACCGTGCTGCGCCTGCATCTTCAGCGCCAGCGCGCCTGCTGAGGCCGGCATTTAGGGGTTCGTCATCTGCCCCATAAACAGGATGGCGCCCGACGACTTTTCGCGGATGAGAAACAGGAACGGCCGGTTCACGAACGTGGGCTGCGGCAGCGAAGTCACCACAACGCCCACCGACGTGACGGCGGCCGCCTCGGTTCCCTCTTCGTTCACGTCCAGAAACGTTTTGTGCTTCACCTCGCTGATGGACAGGCTGCTGGAATTGCCGGCCAGCATGCGGCTGAAATTGGCCTGGCCGCCGAAAGCCACGCCCATACCCAACTGTGTGAGCATGGCGTTGAGCTTCTGCTCGTAGGCCAGCTGAAACTTGGGCAGGCGCAGCTCCAGGCCGGTCGAGTCGGTGGCAGCCAGCCAGGTGCTCAGCTGGCTGTTCGTGAGGTGGCTGGCCACGTTGGCCAGGGTATTCTGGCCCTGCGGCACAATGAACGTCATGCTGAAGCGCCGGTTGCCGTAGGGCAGGTCCACGAGCAGTTGCTGAGCGTCCTGGTAGCGGCGGTAGCGGCCGGTGGTCAGGCTCATGAAGCTCTTGGTGGCCGAGGTACCGTTTTCGTAGAAAAATGGCCCGGGGCGGGTGTTTTGCGGGTCGAAACGGTAGGTCCAGGCCCCCTTGAAATAGAGCGCGTTGATGAGGTACATCACGTCGTTGGCATCGGTGCCGTCGAGGATGCGCGTAATCTTGCCCCGGGTCTGGGTGTTCACCCAGCTGTTGATGAGGGCCGTGGTGGCCGGCGCCCCAAACGCCACGGGCTGCACCGTGGCCCCGAAATACTGCTGGTTGGTTTGCACAAACGGCGCCTGCAACTGGTATTGCTGCCCCACCCAAATGGAGTTGCCCGTGGTGAAGGTCACCTGCGGGTCGAGCCCGCCCAGCAGCGCAAACAGGCTTTGGAAGGCCTCGTTGATTTGCAGGTCGGTGAGCGGCTGGAAGCCCAGCGTCTGCTTCATGGCGGCCTTGGTGGTGCCGTCGGCCCCGTTGTAGGCCATGGTGAGGGCCGCCGAGATGCTCAGCGGCGAGATGCAGATGTTGTCGGCGGGGGTGGCGGTGCGCAACGCCCCAAAGGCCTGAAAGGCAAAATCGTTGGCGCTGGCCACGGTGTTGCGCTCGGCGCCGGTGAGTGGGCGCACGGGCGTGGCCACGGGCGCGGCCGGGTCGGGCACCGCCACGTCGCGCTTCTGGCAGGACGAAAACAGCAGGCCCCCGGCCAGCAAGCCCAGCAGGGCCGGTTTTGCAGAAAATGTTGACATAATGCAGTAAGGTAAAGTGGCAAACCAATTCGGGGCCGGGCGCGGCCGCCTTCCCTCCCCTGACCGGCGAGGGCCAGCGCCGGTTGCATCGTGCAGGTCATAGTTACCGTCAAGGCTGCCAGGGTACAACGCTCGTTGAGAGTCGTTTTCAAGCTTCATTAGGCTTTTTCAAAAGCAAAAAGGACATTTTCAAAAAAAAATTGCGCGGCCTGTAACGTTCGCCTTCATCGGCGGTATCTACTCCCGAAAGCCCCCTCCTCCCAACTCGCTGAGCATTATCCACCTCTTGCACAGCCCGAACTACCTGGCCTTCTACCCAGGCAACCTTTTTCTGCCGCGAGCATCTTCTTCACAGTAGCCGACCACCAAGCCCCGCATGCACGGCCAAACTGCTGCCAGCTGCCATGA
This DNA window, taken from Hymenobacter sp. 5317J-9, encodes the following:
- a CDS encoding response regulator translates to MPSLSSVLLVDDDATNNFLNERLLKRHDVAERILVAENGQQALAMLRQSGAGPQPHYPSLILLDIQMPVMNGIEFLEAFQLLPPAQRHATTVVVLTTSADARDLSRLDGLPAAGRINKPLTPEKIDTVLRLHLQRQRAC
- a CDS encoding serpin family protein, with amino-acid sequence MSTFSAKPALLGLLAGGLLFSSCQKRDVAVPDPAAPVATPVRPLTGAERNTVASANDFAFQAFGALRTATPADNICISPLSISAALTMAYNGADGTTKAAMKQTLGFQPLTDLQINEAFQSLFALLGGLDPQVTFTTGNSIWVGQQYQLQAPFVQTNQQYFGATVQPVAFGAPATTALINSWVNTQTRGKITRILDGTDANDVMYLINALYFKGAWTYRFDPQNTRPGPFFYENGTSATKSFMSLTTGRYRRYQDAQQLLVDLPYGNRRFSMTFIVPQGQNTLANVASHLTNSQLSTWLAATDSTGLELRLPKFQLAYEQKLNAMLTQLGMGVAFGGQANFSRMLAGNSSSLSISEVKHKTFLDVNEEGTEAAAVTSVGVVVTSLPQPTFVNRPFLFLIREKSSGAILFMGQMTNP